One window from the genome of Oceanicoccus sp. KOV_DT_Chl encodes:
- the fadA gene encoding acetyl-CoA C-acyltransferase FadA, producing the protein MSLSNLNPRDAVIVDFGRTPMGRSKGGCFRNTRAENLSAHLINELFARNSKLDPAEVEDVIWGCVNQTKEQGWNIGRMLSLLSVIPHQAGGQTVSRLCGSSMSAMHSAAQAIMTNNGDMFVVGGVEHMGHLPMDHGIDPNPTASKYVAKAAGMMGMTAEFLAIMHGISRQDQDAFAARSHRLAHDATINGRFDREIIATEGHASNGFKTLVRTDETIRPDTTLESLAELKPVFDPKNGTVTAGTSSQISDGASAMIMMSAEKAQALGIKPIAVIRSMAVAGVNPSIMGYGPVPSTEKALKRAGLTLDDIDCFELNEAFAAQSLPVLKDLNLLDKMDDKVNLYGGAIALGHPFGCSGTRITGTLLNVMEHKDASLGISTMCIGLGQGITTVIERLN; encoded by the coding sequence GTGAGCTTATCTAACTTAAATCCCAGAGATGCCGTGATTGTTGATTTTGGTCGTACCCCGATGGGACGTTCCAAAGGCGGTTGCTTTAGAAATACCCGCGCAGAAAATTTGTCTGCCCACCTGATCAATGAATTATTTGCCCGCAACAGCAAGCTAGACCCCGCTGAAGTCGAAGATGTGATATGGGGCTGCGTCAACCAAACCAAAGAACAGGGCTGGAATATTGGCCGTATGCTCAGTTTGTTGTCGGTGATCCCCCATCAAGCGGGCGGCCAAACGGTCAGCCGCTTATGTGGCTCATCCATGAGCGCCATGCACAGCGCTGCTCAGGCGATCATGACCAACAATGGCGATATGTTTGTCGTTGGCGGCGTTGAACACATGGGCCATTTACCTATGGATCATGGCATTGACCCCAACCCCACTGCCAGTAAATACGTAGCAAAAGCGGCCGGCATGATGGGCATGACTGCAGAATTCCTGGCAATCATGCACGGTATCAGCCGTCAGGATCAGGATGCGTTTGCTGCCCGCTCACATCGCTTAGCCCATGACGCTACAATTAACGGCCGCTTCGATCGAGAGATCATCGCCACCGAAGGTCATGCCAGCAATGGTTTCAAAACCTTAGTGCGCACGGATGAAACTATTCGACCGGACACCACACTGGAATCGTTAGCCGAACTCAAGCCGGTATTCGATCCTAAAAACGGTACCGTAACTGCGGGAACATCCTCGCAAATTTCTGACGGTGCTTCAGCGATGATTATGATGTCCGCAGAAAAAGCGCAAGCACTGGGTATTAAACCGATTGCGGTCATCCGCTCGATGGCTGTTGCCGGCGTTAATCCATCGATTATGGGTTATGGTCCGGTGCCTTCGACCGAAAAAGCCCTGAAGCGCGCAGGTTTAACACTGGATGATATTGATTGTTTTGAATTAAACGAAGCGTTTGCCGCACAATCACTACCGGTATTAAAAGACTTGAATCTTTTGGACAAGATGGATGACAAGGTCAATTTGTATGGCGGCGCCATCGCCCTGGGTCATCCCTTTGGCTGCTCGGGTACACGCATCACCGGCACTTTGCTAAACGTTATGGAACACAAAGATGCCAGCCTCGGTATCTCCACCATGTGTATTGGTTTGGGACAAGGGATTACAACCGTCATTGAACGGTTGAACTAA
- a CDS encoding FAD-dependent oxidoreductase codes for MSKHYDIIIIGSGPAGQKAAVQAAKANKKVALVEADKVLGGACVHRGTIPSKTLRENALRIAGLRHHAELFSFSLRPDMEMAALIDNMHSVISAHDEYINNQIQRNKIERILGRASFVDKNTIDISMPGGATDQLTADYFVIATGSVPRQVDNIEVDHEYVYDSDSILSMMYLPQTLTVLGGGVIASEYASIFASLGVRVTMIDRYPRPLGFLDKALTDRFVHAFESEGARFIPNANVTRVYWDGVSQVITELEDGTIYRSEKLLSAAGRVSNIKGLNIENVGLALNDRGIIPVDRHCRTAIENIYAAGDVIGPPHWLLPLWSRAVVPVVRPWVWIWVK; via the coding sequence ATGAGTAAGCATTACGACATTATTATTATTGGCAGCGGCCCTGCTGGACAAAAAGCGGCGGTACAGGCGGCCAAGGCAAATAAAAAAGTGGCACTGGTTGAAGCGGATAAAGTATTGGGTGGTGCCTGCGTTCACCGCGGTACCATTCCCAGTAAAACCTTACGCGAGAATGCATTGCGGATAGCCGGCTTACGTCATCATGCAGAACTGTTTTCTTTTTCGTTGCGTCCGGATATGGAGATGGCCGCATTAATTGATAATATGCACTCGGTAATTAGTGCTCACGACGAATATATTAATAACCAGATTCAGCGTAATAAAATTGAACGGATATTGGGTCGCGCCAGTTTTGTCGATAAAAATACCATTGATATCAGTATGCCCGGAGGCGCCACTGATCAGCTTACCGCCGATTACTTTGTAATCGCTACCGGTTCGGTTCCGCGTCAGGTCGATAATATTGAAGTGGATCACGAGTATGTGTACGACAGTGATTCTATTTTGTCGATGATGTACTTGCCGCAAACACTAACGGTATTGGGCGGTGGTGTTATTGCCAGCGAGTACGCGTCCATTTTTGCCAGTCTTGGGGTGCGGGTCACTATGATCGACCGCTATCCAAGGCCCTTGGGTTTTTTGGATAAAGCGCTTACCGATCGTTTTGTGCACGCGTTTGAATCTGAAGGCGCACGTTTTATTCCTAATGCCAATGTTACTCGAGTGTATTGGGATGGGGTTTCACAGGTAATTACTGAATTGGAAGATGGCACCATTTATCGCAGTGAGAAATTGTTGTCAGCTGCTGGCCGGGTTTCCAATATTAAAGGTTTAAATATTGAAAATGTCGGTCTGGCATTAAATGACAGAGGTATCATTCCAGTAGATCGACACTGCCGTACGGCGATTGAAAATATTTATGCTGCGGGTGATGTGATCGGCCCCCCTCATTGGCTTCTGCCTCTATGGAGCAGGGCCGTCGTGCCAGTTGTGCGGCCTTGGGTTTGGATATGGGTGAAATGA
- a CDS encoding PP2C family serine/threonine-protein phosphatase, translated as MISIIGATHPGQREHNEDCFAVDTASGLGVVADGMGGYACGEVASELVKVTIERATAKGEDLVAAITQAHSAVTAAAAADESKAGMGSTAVAVKFSGLDYHVAWVGDSRAYLWDGESELKQISRDHSYVESLLSNGAISYEEAINHPNRNLITQAVGVAAEGGLDVGSVRGRLAAGQQLILCSDGLVDEVLDHDIAKLLAAAEDPEEALNALIRAAVVAGGHDNITVVIVTVPANEASGPAIEPEIVRLTFRQPRRTSDAYSATTSAKC; from the coding sequence ATGATTTCTATTATTGGAGCTACCCACCCCGGTCAAAGAGAACATAACGAAGATTGTTTTGCTGTCGATACGGCCTCAGGCTTGGGCGTCGTTGCTGATGGTATGGGCGGATATGCCTGTGGCGAAGTTGCCAGTGAACTAGTCAAAGTCACCATCGAGCGAGCGACCGCCAAGGGTGAGGATCTGGTAGCGGCAATCACCCAAGCGCACAGTGCAGTTACAGCAGCGGCCGCAGCGGATGAAAGCAAGGCCGGCATGGGTTCTACTGCGGTAGCTGTTAAGTTTAGCGGCCTTGATTATCACGTGGCTTGGGTCGGTGATAGTCGCGCCTATTTATGGGATGGTGAATCAGAGCTCAAGCAAATCAGTCGTGATCATTCCTATGTAGAAAGTTTGCTCAGCAATGGTGCAATCAGCTACGAAGAAGCTATTAATCACCCCAATCGTAATTTAATCACTCAGGCTGTCGGTGTGGCCGCCGAAGGTGGTCTGGACGTTGGTAGTGTTCGTGGCAGATTGGCTGCGGGTCAGCAGCTTATTTTATGCAGTGACGGCTTGGTGGATGAGGTACTGGATCATGATATAGCCAAACTATTGGCTGCTGCTGAAGATCCAGAAGAGGCCCTGAATGCGCTAATCCGGGCTGCAGTAGTGGCGGGTGGTCATGACAATATCACTGTTGTTATTGTTACCGTCCCTGCAAATGAAGCTTCCGGGCCAGCAATTGAGCCGGAAATCGTTAGGCTTACCTTTAGGCAACCCCGCAGAACAAGCGACGCCTACTCAGCCACGACCAGCGCCAAGTGCTGA
- a CDS encoding SRPBCC family protein, with the protein MGDPIQKVEWTSPKPFAVGTTRTVYMSGGLVGEEEFIAWEPGKRMAFCFTAMSQDSTESFAEDYQVTDLGNGSCKVVWVMAMEPKGFSKIVLTLFGPLMAWFNRRMFKNFRRYVEQQAAVAVAG; encoded by the coding sequence ATGGGCGACCCGATTCAAAAAGTGGAGTGGACATCGCCCAAGCCATTTGCTGTAGGGACTACCCGTACGGTTTATATGAGCGGTGGTTTAGTGGGTGAAGAAGAGTTTATTGCTTGGGAGCCCGGAAAGCGTATGGCCTTTTGTTTTACTGCTATGAGTCAGGATTCCACTGAATCGTTTGCTGAAGATTATCAAGTGACAGATTTGGGGAATGGCAGTTGCAAAGTGGTGTGGGTTATGGCGATGGAGCCAAAAGGGTTCAGCAAAATTGTATTAACCCTATTCGGTCCATTAATGGCTTGGTTTAATCGTCGAATGTTTAAAAATTTCCGCCGTTACGTTGAGCAGCAAGCGGCAGTTGCTGTGGCCGGTTGA
- a CDS encoding NAD(P)-dependent oxidoreductase: protein MSESKALAFIGLGVMGYPMAGHLQKAGHEVTVFNRNTDKARQWAEEYGGQWATTPAQAAANATMVFSCVGNDDDLRAVMLGEDGVLRGLAPAAIVVDHTTTSAEVAREVAGLLAAHGNGFIDAPVSGGQAGAINGQLTVMCGGRDDIYRQVTGVVAAYAGTIKWLGDTGAGQLAKMVNQICIAGLVQGLAEGLHFAQAADLDVAAVVEVISQGAAQSWQMNNRHQTMINGQYDHGFAVDWMRKDLAYVLEEARRNGSHLPVTSLVDQFYSEVQSLGGGRWDTSSLLARLEHFRK from the coding sequence ATGTCTGAATCAAAAGCATTAGCCTTTATTGGTCTCGGGGTAATGGGTTACCCGATGGCAGGGCATTTGCAAAAAGCAGGGCATGAGGTCACGGTTTTCAACCGCAATACCGATAAAGCCCGCCAATGGGCAGAAGAATATGGTGGTCAGTGGGCGACGACACCGGCGCAGGCAGCAGCTAATGCCACCATGGTATTTAGTTGTGTAGGTAATGATGATGACTTACGCGCGGTGATGCTGGGTGAAGATGGCGTGTTGAGAGGGCTTGCGCCAGCGGCGATTGTGGTAGATCACACCACTACCTCTGCAGAAGTCGCTCGTGAAGTGGCAGGTTTATTAGCGGCACATGGTAATGGTTTTATAGATGCGCCTGTTTCTGGTGGTCAAGCCGGGGCTATAAATGGTCAGCTAACAGTCATGTGCGGTGGCCGTGATGATATTTATCGACAAGTTACGGGTGTGGTTGCAGCTTACGCTGGGACCATCAAATGGCTAGGCGATACTGGCGCCGGACAGTTAGCTAAAATGGTTAATCAAATATGTATCGCCGGATTGGTTCAAGGGTTGGCGGAAGGTTTGCATTTTGCGCAGGCGGCAGATTTAGATGTAGCAGCGGTGGTTGAAGTCATCAGCCAAGGTGCGGCGCAGTCCTGGCAAATGAATAATCGCCACCAAACAATGATTAACGGTCAATATGATCATGGTTTTGCCGTAGACTGGATGCGTAAAGATTTAGCTTATGTGTTAGAAGAAGCACGCCGTAATGGCAGTCACTTACCCGTGACCAGTTTGGTCGATCAATTTTATAGTGAAGTGCAATCTTTGGGTGGTGGTCGCTGGGATACCTCTAGTTTATTGGCGCGTTTAGAGCATTTCCGAAAGTAA
- a CDS encoding LysR family transcriptional regulator: protein MTTTIDTHLLTKLGTLRQLQIFMSVAQCGSIGRAAEQLHLTQPSVSMQVRKLSEAIGLPLYEVIGRKLNLTAVGHEVLAAGEEIFDAVNRLNHRISDIKGLDSGILKIAVVSTAKYFLYHVLGPFCERYPGVDVEFTVGNRSEIIERMHKNLDDLYIIGNPPDEFELIEYPFLPNPVVVIASNKHPLAEAATLDWSDLAEQRFILRELGSDTRLSIEQHLAKYQLSMPKAMTIKSNEAIKYAVIANMGISILSAYILYDSKDLIQLQVTNFPIMSQWQMVHLRDKRLSVVAERFLRFFLEQGNKLLPCKGLKKIFDLPQTATGNCSWANQDFVDYTLNAFTISRNEAPN, encoded by the coding sequence GTGACTACCACCATCGACACCCACCTACTGACCAAGCTAGGCACGCTGCGGCAATTACAGATTTTTATGAGTGTTGCCCAGTGCGGCAGCATTGGGCGTGCCGCAGAACAGCTACACCTCACCCAGCCCAGTGTTTCCATGCAAGTACGCAAACTGAGCGAAGCCATCGGCTTGCCGCTCTACGAAGTGATTGGCCGCAAGCTTAACCTTACCGCCGTTGGCCACGAAGTACTGGCAGCGGGAGAAGAAATTTTTGATGCGGTGAACCGACTCAATCACCGAATTAGTGATATCAAAGGCCTGGATTCAGGAATTTTAAAAATCGCCGTGGTTAGCACTGCCAAGTATTTTCTTTATCACGTACTAGGCCCTTTTTGTGAGCGATATCCCGGCGTTGATGTGGAATTTACGGTGGGGAACCGCAGCGAAATCATTGAGCGGATGCATAAAAATCTTGATGATTTATACATTATTGGCAACCCACCGGATGAATTCGAGCTGATTGAATATCCTTTTTTACCCAACCCGGTCGTGGTAATCGCCAGCAACAAACATCCTCTCGCCGAAGCAGCAACGCTGGATTGGAGTGACTTGGCCGAGCAACGGTTTATATTGCGAGAATTAGGCTCTGATACCCGCCTAAGTATTGAGCAACATCTGGCAAAATATCAATTAAGCATGCCTAAGGCAATGACCATAAAAAGCAATGAAGCGATTAAATACGCCGTCATAGCAAATATGGGGATTTCTATTTTATCCGCTTATATTTTATACGACAGCAAAGATTTGATTCAGCTTCAAGTCACTAACTTTCCCATTATGTCGCAATGGCAAATGGTACATTTACGCGACAAGCGACTCTCTGTGGTAGCAGAAAGGTTTTTACGATTTTTTTTAGAGCAGGGCAACAAATTACTGCCATGCAAAGGATTGAAAAAAATATTCGATCTGCCACAGACTGCAACTGGTAATTGCAGCTGGGCCAATCAAGATTTTGTAGACTACACCTTGAACGCTTTTACCATATCGCGTAACGAGGCACCCAATTGA
- the truC gene encoding tRNA pseudouridine(65) synthase TruC, producing the protein MTTLEIIYQDDYLVAINKPGGLLVHRSMIDRHETQFALQILRDQIGRRVYPVHRLDKPTSGVLIFALNADIARLISIQFAEQKINKTYQLVVRGYCPQEGRIDHPLKEQFDKITDKLSRKDKPAQSAVTSYKRLATVELPFAVDRYPQSRYSLVEAYPETGRKHQIRRHFKHIAHPIIGDAKHGKGNHNRFFQQQFNCHRLLLACTRIELQHPTNKKILQLNADLDDSFRDIVKLF; encoded by the coding sequence TTGACCACTCTTGAAATCATTTACCAGGACGATTATCTGGTTGCGATCAATAAACCTGGCGGCCTATTAGTTCATCGCAGCATGATTGACCGTCATGAAACCCAATTCGCACTGCAAATATTGCGGGACCAGATAGGCCGTCGCGTTTACCCGGTACACCGCTTGGACAAACCAACATCGGGTGTATTGATATTCGCACTTAACGCTGACATAGCGCGCCTGATATCAATCCAATTTGCGGAGCAAAAAATCAACAAAACCTATCAACTGGTAGTTCGAGGATACTGCCCCCAAGAAGGACGGATTGATCACCCGCTAAAAGAACAATTCGACAAAATAACAGACAAACTTAGCCGCAAAGATAAACCCGCACAAAGCGCGGTGACTTCCTATAAACGACTAGCAACCGTCGAGTTGCCCTTCGCCGTTGACCGCTACCCACAATCCCGTTACTCACTGGTTGAAGCCTATCCCGAGACCGGTAGAAAGCACCAAATTCGACGCCACTTCAAACACATCGCCCACCCCATTATTGGGGACGCCAAACACGGAAAAGGAAACCACAACCGTTTTTTTCAACAGCAGTTTAATTGCCATCGGTTACTATTAGCCTGTACCCGAATAGAACTGCAGCACCCTACAAACAAAAAAATATTGCAACTAAATGCTGATCTGGACGATAGCTTTCGAGACATAGTTAAACTCTTCTAA
- a CDS encoding DUF4437 domain-containing protein has protein sequence MRPHVEFIDEKDLIWHLAELPHGVGEAKQRNLSYDEEDGSASLRVDFVTDWSRPAGLHAAVTEWFILKGEVKLGDTMLGEGDYWCAPKGVLTPAIEVKAGTEILLFREYGDWVFAPGNQHGSDKAEHAELTIKHSNAMEWYDVVDPDNGSPMNFERGGTPVPGLFIKLLYRNPDTGFYTRLIKAKAGWVEHPLAHHPVFEEAYLLDGEFDYNYGEIRRGGYFFRPAGIRHGDFVAGDEDGFTFILRCDGDLVDWYTDNARVEMQGDAVNWGEDYPLSEPPVMIQPVRSKTAGPWKDPNYQ, from the coding sequence ATGCGTCCCCATGTGGAATTTATTGATGAAAAAGACCTGATTTGGCATTTGGCTGAATTGCCTCACGGCGTTGGCGAGGCCAAGCAGCGAAACCTTAGTTACGACGAAGAGGATGGATCGGCTTCCTTGCGAGTTGACTTTGTTACCGATTGGTCTCGACCTGCGGGTCTGCATGCAGCGGTTACTGAGTGGTTTATTCTGAAGGGTGAAGTGAAGCTAGGGGACACAATGTTGGGTGAGGGTGACTACTGGTGTGCGCCTAAAGGTGTGTTAACGCCCGCGATAGAAGTGAAGGCCGGCACTGAGATCTTATTGTTCAGAGAGTATGGCGATTGGGTGTTCGCTCCTGGTAATCAACACGGTTCTGATAAAGCAGAGCATGCTGAATTAACTATTAAACATAGCAATGCGATGGAATGGTATGACGTAGTGGATCCAGATAATGGCAGTCCTATGAATTTTGAACGTGGCGGTACGCCGGTACCAGGGTTGTTCATCAAATTGCTTTATCGTAATCCCGATACCGGGTTTTATACACGATTAATAAAAGCCAAAGCAGGTTGGGTTGAGCACCCTTTAGCGCATCATCCAGTGTTCGAAGAAGCCTATTTGTTAGATGGAGAGTTTGATTATAACTATGGCGAGATTCGTCGTGGCGGCTACTTTTTCCGCCCCGCAGGTATTCGTCATGGTGATTTCGTCGCTGGTGATGAAGATGGTTTCACCTTTATCCTGCGTTGTGACGGCGATTTAGTCGATTGGTATACCGACAATGCACGAGTAGAAATGCAAGGTGATGCGGTCAACTGGGGGGAAGATTACCCCTTGAGCGAGCCGCCCGTGATGATTCAGCCGGTGCGCTCAAAAACCGCTGGACCATGGAAAGATCCTAATTACCAATAA
- the tsaB gene encoding tRNA (adenosine(37)-N6)-threonylcarbamoyltransferase complex dimerization subunit type 1 TsaB: MKILALDSSTHACSVALLDKQSNAEAVIQHHFELAARQHTQRLLPMVDQLLVDCGVSLSQIDAIAFGRGPGSFTGLRICLGAVQGLAYGADIPVIAISTLAAQAQAWLMTEGQGVKSDFLLSTLDARMSEVYWALYQLEGHQLVCVGDERLTAPEQLLAGHHVDRQNIIGLGSGYQYAVQVNQFEHYQQWHADILPTASAVAELAQYDFERGLLYPAEQALPVYLRDEVAWQKQSV; the protein is encoded by the coding sequence ATGAAAATACTGGCTCTTGATAGTTCAACGCATGCCTGCTCAGTGGCGCTGTTAGATAAACAGTCGAATGCCGAGGCAGTCATTCAGCATCATTTTGAGTTGGCAGCACGTCAACATACTCAGCGATTATTGCCAATGGTGGATCAATTACTGGTTGATTGTGGTGTGTCACTGTCGCAAATAGATGCAATAGCTTTTGGTCGTGGGCCAGGGTCATTTACCGGTTTGCGTATTTGTTTAGGGGCCGTACAGGGTTTGGCCTATGGAGCAGACATACCGGTGATCGCTATTTCCACCTTGGCTGCTCAGGCTCAGGCGTGGCTCATGACTGAAGGGCAGGGCGTTAAGTCCGATTTTTTATTGAGTACTCTGGATGCACGAATGAGCGAAGTGTACTGGGCGCTGTACCAATTAGAGGGGCATCAGTTGGTTTGTGTCGGGGATGAGCGGTTGACAGCGCCAGAGCAGTTGTTAGCCGGTCATCACGTCGATAGACAAAATATTATAGGCTTGGGTAGTGGTTATCAGTACGCTGTTCAAGTCAATCAATTTGAGCACTATCAGCAATGGCATGCTGACATTTTGCCAACAGCGTCTGCCGTAGCTGAGCTGGCGCAGTATGATTTTGAACGAGGCCTGTTGTATCCGGCTGAACAGGCGCTCCCTGTTTATCTACGTGATGAGGTGGCCTGGCAAAAGCAATCTGTTTAA
- a CDS encoding HDOD domain-containing protein produces the protein MPEALIDAIRSQLEKRISMKALALPMLPQVTTQVLSLVNDVNSDAAALAKLIQSDQALAGHVMRIANSAAYSPNAKMTSLQQAIARLGMQNMSDIAMAATMGPKIFDAKGFESLVKQIWEDSLATAVWAREIARQGRRNVESTFLCGLLCQIGRPVVLQTVIDIANQDELTIDEALVTQFMQQYQSEVGQQLAKHWQLPVAVGHTIEGINSTVAPSHSADVVATVKAAQVFAAVTLGDRNYQADSLSADPTIIEMNLYADDVQQLLEKAESIHNTIAELSL, from the coding sequence ATGCCTGAAGCACTAATTGACGCCATACGCTCCCAGTTAGAGAAGCGTATTAGTATGAAAGCCCTGGCACTGCCAATGCTGCCACAAGTCACCACCCAGGTGCTGTCACTGGTAAACGATGTCAACTCCGATGCCGCCGCTCTAGCCAAATTGATTCAAAGCGATCAGGCGCTGGCGGGGCATGTCATGCGCATTGCCAATTCAGCCGCCTATAGTCCCAATGCAAAAATGACCTCATTACAGCAGGCGATAGCCCGACTGGGTATGCAAAATATGTCGGATATTGCGATGGCGGCGACAATGGGGCCAAAGATATTTGATGCCAAGGGCTTTGAGTCACTGGTAAAGCAAATTTGGGAGGACTCGCTAGCGACTGCGGTATGGGCAAGGGAAATTGCGCGCCAAGGTCGCCGGAATGTGGAGTCAACCTTTCTGTGTGGTTTGTTATGCCAGATTGGCCGTCCGGTAGTATTGCAAACGGTTATCGATATTGCCAACCAGGATGAGCTAACGATTGATGAGGCTTTAGTGACTCAATTTATGCAACAGTATCAGAGCGAAGTGGGTCAGCAGTTAGCCAAGCATTGGCAGTTGCCCGTAGCAGTAGGGCACACGATTGAAGGTATAAATTCAACAGTAGCGCCTTCACACTCAGCTGATGTCGTCGCTACGGTGAAAGCGGCACAGGTGTTCGCGGCGGTGACGTTGGGCGATAGAAATTATCAAGCGGATAGTCTAAGTGCTGATCCCACTATCATCGAGATGAATCTGTATGCTGATGATGTGCAGCAGTTACTGGAAAAAGCGGAATCCATTCACAATACCATTGCCGAATTATCGCTATAG
- a CDS encoding M18 family aminopeptidase — MDIKEFNDDLLAFLTASCTPFHAVEQITQRLDVAGFTALREADEWQLGAGRYYVVRNGSSIVAFNVSDKDPVSSGFRMIGAHTDSPCLKVKPQPELQGEGYFQLGVEVYGGALLNPWFDRDLSLAGRVNFKDKSGAVCSALINFIKPIATVPSLAIHLDREANKNRTVNPQTDIPPLLMLDAADPVNFRELLLAQLLLEHPVCAAVQVLDYELSFYDTQAAALIGLNEDFIASARLDNLLSCYIGLQALIADDSQNSVLVCNDHEEVGSTSAVGANGPMLKSVLQRILVSDKDLSRSMDQSMIISADNAHGLHPNFADRHDGNHGPRLNAGPVIKMNANQRYATNSDTSSLFKHWCDVAGEPVQSFVVRTDLGCGSTIGPITASELGVKTLDIGVPTFAMHSIRELAGSCDGYSLYRVFQQFLAATDVGVKAV; from the coding sequence ATGGATATCAAAGAGTTTAATGATGATTTACTGGCGTTTTTAACGGCGTCCTGTACGCCTTTTCACGCGGTTGAGCAAATAACTCAGCGCTTGGATGTTGCTGGGTTTACGGCGTTGCGTGAAGCCGATGAATGGCAGTTGGGCGCAGGGCGTTATTATGTGGTACGTAATGGTTCTTCCATTGTTGCGTTCAATGTTAGTGATAAAGATCCCGTATCATCCGGTTTTAGAATGATAGGTGCGCACACTGATAGCCCGTGTCTTAAGGTCAAGCCGCAACCGGAATTGCAGGGTGAAGGGTATTTCCAGTTGGGGGTCGAAGTTTATGGTGGTGCACTATTAAATCCCTGGTTTGATCGGGATTTATCCTTGGCAGGGCGAGTCAACTTCAAGGACAAGTCGGGTGCAGTTTGCAGTGCCTTGATTAATTTTATAAAGCCCATCGCCACGGTTCCAAGTTTGGCAATCCATCTTGATCGTGAAGCGAATAAAAACCGCACGGTGAATCCGCAAACGGATATCCCGCCATTATTGATGTTGGATGCTGCGGATCCAGTAAATTTTAGAGAGCTGTTGCTTGCACAATTATTGTTAGAGCACCCTGTTTGTGCGGCGGTACAAGTGCTGGATTACGAACTGAGTTTTTATGACACTCAGGCCGCGGCATTGATTGGCTTGAATGAAGATTTTATTGCCAGTGCGCGGCTCGATAATTTGCTGTCATGCTATATTGGTTTGCAGGCGTTAATCGCAGATGATAGTCAAAATTCAGTATTGGTTTGTAATGATCATGAAGAAGTTGGAAGCACTTCTGCTGTCGGTGCTAATGGTCCTATGCTGAAGTCAGTGCTACAGCGGATATTAGTGAGTGACAAAGATTTATCGCGCTCGATGGATCAGTCGATGATTATATCGGCGGATAATGCTCATGGACTTCACCCTAATTTTGCTGATCGGCATGATGGTAATCACGGCCCGCGTCTCAATGCAGGCCCGGTGATTAAAATGAATGCCAATCAGCGCTATGCCACCAATAGTGATACCTCGTCTTTATTCAAGCATTGGTGTGACGTTGCAGGTGAGCCGGTGCAATCCTTTGTGGTAAGAACCGACTTGGGCTGTGGTAGCACGATTGGTCCGATTACAGCGAGTGAGTTAGGGGTTAAAACGTTGGATATTGGGGTGCCCACATTCGCGATGCATTCTATCCGTGAATTAGCGGGGAGTTGTGATGGCTACAGCTTGTACCGTGTATTTCAGCAGTTTCTTGCAGCGACTGATGTTGGAGTAAAGGCAGTATAA